ACAAAAGTGTTCAGCCACAAAATCAAACTTCAAATGAAAATTTGGCTAAAAACGTAGCCTCAAATGAAACTATAAAAGAGGCGGTCTCTCAAAATGTCCAAAAAGAGCTTGTAAAAACAGATTTTATTAAAAATGAAAATTTAAAAGTAGATGAGAAAAATTTAAACTCAAGCAAGATAAATTTACAAACCCTGCTCTATCCTGAAAAAGAGCAGAGTGATACTAGCGGCGAGCAAGGCAGCTCAAATAGCGAAAGCGAGCTAAATTCCATGGTGCGCGAGATCATGCAAAATGCCAGAAGTCAGAGTAAAAATCTACAGCTTGTAAGGCAGACCTTTGATAACTTTAATACCACTCTAAAAGAGCAGGTAGAGGCCTATAAATCACCGTTTATGAGGTTTAATATCACACTTAATCCACTAAATTTAGGCGAGGTTGAGATAACGATGGTAAATCGCGGAAACAATCTGCATATAAACTTTAACTCTACAACCCAGACTATGAATCTATTTTTGCAAAATCAGGCGGAATTTAAAGCTAGTCTAGTTAATATGGGCTTTACGGAGCTTGAGATGAATTTCAGCGATCAAAACCATAAAAAAGAGCAAGGCAATAGAGCATACAAAGGGTCAAATTTTGACAGCAACGAAGATATGGAAATATCGGAACAGCCTTTGCTTGAAATCGTATTGCCAAGATATATATAAAGGATAGAAAATGGCTATAAACACAAATAATAAGATACCTACAAACGAATTTACCGTTGATAAACTAAAGGCGAAAAAAGAGGCTGAGGCTCTAGCCAAAGCTGATGGCACAAATCCTGGAGCACAGCTTGATAAGGATGCTTTTATGAAACTTTTATTAACCGAACTTCAATACCAAGACCCTACAAGTCCAATGGATAGTGAAAAGATGCTAACTCAAACATCGCAACTTGCCACTCTTGAAACACAAGAGAATACAAACCAGATGATGAAAAAGCTAGCCGAGCAGCTAAAGGCTAGCACCAGTATGTATGCGGTTTCAGCTCTTGGCAAGATGGCTACTTTAGGAGAAAGCTCTATCATCAAAGAAGATGGCATGTCTACTATAACTTCAATGGCTTTTTTAGAAGCAGACGGAAAAACAGGAACTATAAAAATAAAAAACACAGACGGACAAATCATCAGAAAGATAGAATTTGGCAATGCCAAAGCTGGTATTATGGAGTTTGAATGGGACGGTAAGGATCAATCCGGCAACGAAGTAAAAGCCGGAGTTTATGGAGTGGAGATAAGTTATCAGGATAAAAATGGCAAAGAACACAATTCTAGCATAGGAAAGTATCCTGTAGAGGGAATAAAATTTGTGAACGGAGAGGCTCAGATAAAGGTCGGCGGCCTATATGTAGCAATGGATAAGATTAGAGAATTTACAGAGCCAACTAAAAAAGAGGGATAAGTCATGATAAGAGGTTTTTATAACGGGGTAAGCGGAGTTAAAACTCATAGCTTTGGCATGGACGTATGGGCAACCAATATCTCTAATATAAATAACGTAGGTTTTACTGCTTCTATTCCGGAGTTTAAAAGCATATTTTATCAAAGTGTCGCCAATGCAGGAAATAATCCAACAACAGATCAGGTGGGACTTGGTTCTACAGGCGCTACGACGGCTCTTAGCTTTTACAAACAAGGCTCAATGATGCCTACGGATAATAAACTTGATATGGCTATACAAGGTGAAGGATTTTTCGGGGTTTTGGATAGCAATGGAGAGACATACTACACAAGAGCCGGTTCGTTCGGCGTAGACAAAGAGGGATATTTGGTAGATAACGAGGGAAGATATGTAATGGGTACTCAAAATACCCTCTCAAAAGCCACTCCAAGCAAAAACGCTCTACAAATTTTCGGTAAGACAAATTCAGTAACACCATATCTTGACGCCTACACCTTAAGTGAACTTGGAGATCTTGATTTAGGAGATGTAAGCTCTCAAGGCAGGATAAAGCTTCCTGACTTCTTATACCTGCCAGCTAAAGCCACTACAAGCGTATCCTATAAAGGAAATCTGAATTCAGAAAGTATAAAAGAGCAAGTAGAGGTCGCAATAGATGAAAAAAGCTATACAAGCAATTTAGATGAAGCTAATAAAAGAATAAATTTAAGCGGACAAATAACTCCAAATGAAACCATATTTGAACCAAAAGAAGGAAATATGGTAAGAGTAAATTTAACTGATGCAAACGGAGTTAAAACAACGCTAATAAGCGCGATTGACAAAGACGGAAACTGGAAGATAGATGAGCTTTTGCCATCAACTTTTGATCTAACTAAACCACTTAACATATCGGCCACTCTTACTACAATACAAGAAAAGGCAAATAAAGAGAAATTTGTAACAGAACTATATGCTGAAAATGGAGATAAAAATATCCTTACGATAGATTTTACAAAACGACTTCCAGTAACCGGGAATTCAACTATATGGGATGCAGTAGCTACAGTAACAGCGCCTGATAAGAGTGTGATTTCAAGCTCTAAAGGCAAATTAACCTTTGGCGACAAAGGAACTTTAATAGAAAATACACTGGGTGAAATACAAAATGGACAAACACCTCTAAAAATAGACTTTGGCTCACAAACTCCTGCGGGATATTTAGGATTCACAAGCACTCCAAACCCAAAAACCATATCAGTAACAAAAGATGGCACAATGGAGGGAATTATAAAAGAGTATTACACAAATAGCAGTGGAAATATTCTAGCAAACTTTAACAATGGTAAAGCATTTTCAGTAGCCAAACTAGCCTTATATCACTTCCAAAACGATCAAGGGCTTACTAAACTAGGAGATAATGTCTATGCAAAAAGCGCGAACTCTGGAGATGCTATATTTTATAAAGATGCTGAAGGAAAGACAACTTACGGCTCAAAAATAGCAAGCAACATGCTTGAAATGTCAAATGTCAATCTAGGTCAAGCCCTAACAGAGATAATAGCCATACAAAAAGCCTATGATGCAAACGCAAAAAGCATAACCACAAGCGATGAGTTAATAAAAACTGCGATAAATTTAAAACGATAATATAATATTAATAAAGTAGGTTTTAAAAACTTTTAGATAAAATTCATTTATACTCAATTATTATATATTTAAGGCAAAATTTATGAATAGAAAAAGAATTTATAATCCAAATTCCAATGAAACATTGACAGATAGACGCGTATTTAACGGAAATCCGCACGGTATTTTAAACTTTACAAAGGCAAAATACCAATGGGCGCTTAAGCTTTGGGATCTGATGGAAGCGAACACATGGTTTCCAAAAGAAGTCGATACGACAGACGATGTACGCGACTATGCACACAATCTAACGCAGGCTGAAAAGAGAATGTATGATCTAGTATGGAGTCAGCTCATCTCTATGGACAGCTTTCAGACAAATAACTTAGCCGATAATATAAACCCGTATATAACAGCACCTGAAATTAACGCTTGCTTAGCTCGCCAAGCTTACGAGGAGGCGAATCACTCTAAAAGTTATGCGGTTATGGTAGAGGCAATTTGCGATAACACGGATCTCATCTACGAAATGGAAAAATATGACGACGTTTTACGCGAGAAAAACGACTATATCTCAAGCGTTTATGAAGAGCTTGCAGGAGAAGTTACAGATGAAAAACTTCTACTTGCAATGGTGGCAAATCAAATTTTAGAGGGAATTTATTTTTATAGCGGATTTACGGCAATCTATGCTCTAGCAAGAGCGGGTAAGATGCTAGGCTCTGCTCAGATGATACGCTTCATTCAAAGAGATGAGATAACTCACCTTTTACTATTTCAAAATATGATAAATTCTGTTAGAAAAGAGAGGCCCGATCTATTTACTGCTGAAATAGAAACTAAAATTTATGAAATGTTCAAAAAGGCCGGCGAGCTTGAGATAAAATGGGGAAAATACATCACTCAAAATCAGATCATGGGCTTTACAGACGATATCATTGAAGAATATATCCACTATCTTATAGACCAGCGCCTTGTGGCTATAGGTCTAAATAGAATATACAATGCCAAACACCCTATAAAATGGGTCGATGACTTTGCTCAATTTAATGATCAAAAGGCGAATTTCTTCGAAAGTAAAGTCACAAACTACTCAAAAGGAAGCTTAAGCTTTGACGATTTCTAACGAAGGCTTAAATTTACTTCCGGTATCTCTACAAACAAAAAATATCAAGGAGCGCATAGAAGAACTGCTAAATTTTATAAAAGACGCTCCTGATAACTCGGTAATATCATCAAGTGAACTTTGTATAAGTGGCTATGATGTTAAAGAACTTGATAAAAATTTTAATGAAAATTTGATCAAAGATTTGCAAAAAGCACTTGGGAAAAATAAATTTCTTACTTTTACATATCTAGCCAACGAAGACAAAATTTCAGGCGATTTAAATCAAAAACTATACAATCAATTTACTTTTTTAAGCCAAGATGAAATTATTTATACTCAGCCTAAGTGCAAGCTTTTTAAACCAAATTTAGAGGATAAAAAATTTGACAAAGGAAATGAAAGGACTATAGAGTCTTTTAATTTTCAGGGCATAAAATTTGGCGCATTAATATGCTTTGAACTTAGATTTAGCGAATTATGGGCTAAGCTAAAAGGGTGCGAGATAATATTCGTGCCAGCAATGTGGGGCAAAGAGCGCAAAGATGCTTACATAAGCCTTTGCAAAGCACTTGCTATTGCAAATAACTGCTTTGTGGTAGCCTCAAGCTCGCTTGATCTTAAATTTGCTGGCGTTTTTATGCCAAATGGAAAATTAAAAAGCAAAGCAAAATTTGATAGAAATTTAATCGTAAAAATAAAAGAAAATTTAGGAATTTTATAGAAAATGACACCTTTAGAAAAATCAAAATGTACTAATATGGCAGACGAAATTGCCGATAATGTCAATCTTTCTCCAAAACTATACAAGGCTATTTGCGAAACTCCGCGCGAGATATTTGCTCCTGTTAGAACGCACGCATACAGGCTGGATGCACAACCAATAAGCGGTAATCAATGGATAAGCTCTCCGCTTACGGTAGCTAAAATGACTCTAGCGCTTGAAGTAGAAAATGCCGATAATGTACTAGAGGTAGGTTGTGGAAGCGGATATCAAGCAGCCATATTGGCCCATCTAGCCCATAGAGTTTTTAGCGTAGAGCGCATAGAAAAGCTTGCACTGGAGGCAAAGGCACGCTTTGAAAAGATTAAAATTCGCAATATCCATGTCAGATATGATGACGGAAATAACGGCTGGAAGAGTTACGCGCCATATGATAGGATAATGCTCTCGGCAGCAACCGACGAGGTGCCACAAAATTTATTTAATCAGCTAAAAAATGGTGGTATTTTGGTAGCGCCGGTAAAGAAAAACGGCAAACAGTATATAGTAAAATTTCAAAAAGATACAAACGGAAATATCAAAGAGAGCGTATTTGACGAGTGTCTATTTGTTCCGCTTTTAAGCGGTAGGGAGTAAGATATGAAATGGGGAATATTTTGTCTATTTGAAAATTTTGAAAAAACTATCAAAAGGCAATTTCAGAGCAGATAAATTTAGTCAAACATGCTGAAAAAATAGGTCTAGATGAGGCTTGGTTCGCAGAGCATCATTTTAATGACTTTAGTCTATGCCCTTCACCATCACTACTGCTTGCTAACGCTATTGCTCAGACAACTAAAATTCGCCTGGGCATGGCTGGTTTCTTGGCACCATTTTATGATACCATAAGGCTTAGCGAGGAGGTGGCAACTCTAGATATTTTAAGCGAGGGTCGGATAAATTTAGGTCTTGCCAAAGGAGCTTTTGCACCTGATTCTAAGCATTTTAAAACAATCACTGAAAATCTAAGACCAAAACTAATAGAGTGTGCCGAGGCTGTAAATTTGCTTTTAAATTCAAAGGGTCCGGCTAGCTTTAACGGTGATTTCATAAATTTTTCGGAGGTGGATATAGAGCCAAAACCATTACAAAATAAAATTCCAACCTATATAGCTACTTTTGCCTCAAAAGAAACAATTTATTTTGCAGCTAATAGAGGATGGGGACTAATGCTATCTCAAGGAATAGATCTTGATGAGTGTCAAAGCGTAGTGAATAGATATAAAGAGATTGCAGGATTTGATCCTGAGGTTGTGTTACTTAGGACATTTTATACAGCTGACACCGACGAGGAAGCTAATAAAAGAGCGATTCCTGCGATAGATCATTTTGTAAAATCTATGCGTGCAGCATCTTCTTTTAATAAATCCCCTAATTTCGACAGATCAAAATACGAAGATGTTATCAAGGAGAGAGATTACTTCTTTGACGGAGAAAAATTCTTTAAAAATGGGATAATAGGAGATCCGCAAACCTGCATAAAAAAATCTCTTGAGATTAAAAAATAATAAAAAATGTCCATATAGCACTTAAACCGCTAGGAGCAAGTGAGGCCGAAAATATAAGACAACCAGATGAATTTGTAAATAAAATACGCGCTCAAGTAGATAACGAAAATATATAAACAAAAAGGTAAAATTTTTAAATTTTACCTTTTACAATCAGATTTCTTAAACTCAAATTCTGTGAATTTTTTATCGGCTAAATTATATCTCCAAATTATACTGCTTGTAAGCTCATGAAGCTCCGCTAATGAATCACAATAAAGACTCTTAAGCACTCTATGTTGAATATTTTTAAAAATAGGAATTTGGGTTTTATCAAATTTATCAAACTTAATTCCCTCTGTATTGTTTAATTCATTAATAAAAACAATATTCCCGCTCTCGCAAATAGCGCGAGTAAAAGTGGTTAGATGATCTATTTTTTGAGGAGTATTTTTATTTAATATCTTTATAAGCTCTTTCATCTGTCCACTTTCGCAAGATGCAAATAAATTGGAAATACTCAAAAATATAGCAGATAAAACAAAAATATATTTTTTAATCTCTTATCCTTTATTAAATTTACTTAATCTAAACAATCTCTTTTACTAAAAGCTGAGGTGTCACAAGCCCTCTAAAAGAATTTTTGGATATGGATACCACTATATCGATATTATCACCTATATGGGGGTGTCTGGTAAAGTTAAAAAACAATGCCTCAAGACATTTGTTATCTTTTTGCAATATAAGCTTAAGGTGATTTTGCTCTCTACCTATTAGCTTATGATTTTTTACTAAAACTCCATTTAGTCTAAATAAAGGACGAGGATTTTTTTGTCCGTAAGGCTCAAAATACTCTAAAATTTCAAGCAACTCGAAATCAATCTCGTTTGCATCTATCTCACCTAAAAGTTCATCAGAATTTATAAATTCATGTATATCCATCAAAAAACAAGTTTGATTTATAGCCATTTTAAAAGCTTCTAGATTATTTGGATCTATAACGATACCTGCTGCACCTTTGTGACCGCCATATCCGTCAAGCAAGTTCTCGTGCTGAGCTATTAAAGATAAAATATCGAGCTTTCCGACACTTCTTGCACTACCCTTTGCACGATTTTCATCTATGCTAAATACTATAGCAGGTCTTTTAAAGTGCTTAGCAAGACGACTTGCGACGATACCTATAACACCCTCATGCCAATCCTTACCCCATGTTACTATGATGCGGTCCTCATGGCTAACATCCTTTAGAGAACTCTCATAGAGTGTGCGCTCCTCCTCTTTTCTAGAATTATTAAATTCAACTATCATGTCAAGATAATCATTTGCCTTATCTATGTTTTTTGTATGCAAAAAATTAAAAGAATTTATCGCATCATCCATTCTACCTGATGCATTTATAAGCGGAGCTATTAAAAAACTTATATCATCGCACTCAAATTTCTCTTTCCCGTAAAATTGCTTAATAGCGGTAAATGCGGCACGATCAGAGCTATTTAATTTATTAACTCCAAGACGCACAAGCATACGGTTCATATCCCTAAGCTCCATCATATCAGCAATTATCGCGATAGCTAAAAGATCTAAAAATTTGGCCATATCATACTCTATTTTTAACACATCTTTTAGCGCACCTACCATATACCAAGCCACTTGCGCACCGCAAATTTCTATATTAGGGAAGGTGCAATCCTTCTGCTTTGGATTAATTATCGCATAAGCCTCAGGTAAAACCTCAGGCGGCATATGATGATCTGTTATAATAAGATCGATTCCACGTTTTTTACAAATTTCAGCAGCTTCATTTGCCGATATTCCGTTATCTACTGTAATAATAAGATTTACGTCTTTTAGTTCTTCGACAATTTGACCGTTTAATCCATATCCGTCGCTAAATCGATTTGGAATACGCACAAAATAATCGCTTACTCCTAAATCATCGAAAAACTCGGCCATTATTACACTAGAAACTACACCATCCACATCATAGTCACCCACTATGACAATTTTCTCTCTATTTTCAATCGCCTCTTTTATGCGATTTGCGCCCTTGTAAATATCTTTAAGCATGCAGGGCATGGGAATTTCTGAAAGCCTTTTGTGCAAATCCTTGCTAAATCTTTGATTCAGTAATTCCCTAATATCACTCTTACTCAACATGATTTTTTATTGACGCATCAATAAAACTTAAAATCACGGGATTTGGTTTTACAAGGCGAGATGTAAACTCCGGGTGAAACTGTACGCCTAAAAACCATGGATGCGAGTTTAGTTCTATAGCCTCTATTAGCCCCTCGCTCTCACCACTTACTATCATTCCAGCACCTTCAAACTCCGCCCTATATTTAGGATTTGCCTCGTAGCGATGTCGATGACGCTCTTTTACTTGTTTTGAGCCTGAATAAATTTTACTCAAAAGCGAATTTGGCTTAATATCGCAAGTATAAGCCCCAAGCCTCATAGTGCCGCCTATTGGGGTCTGATAGGTCCTAATCTGCTTTTCTCCATTTGCATCGATAAAGCTATCGATAAGGTAGATTATAGGATTTGTACACTCTTGATTAAATTCGACCGAATTTGCATCTTCTAAATGAAGCACGTTTTTAGCAAATTCTATCATTGCAAGCTGCATGCCAAGGCAAATTCCAAGGTATGGAATTTTATGCTCGCGAGCAAATTTAATAGCCTCTATCTTGCCGCTTATACCGCGTTCGCCAAATCCTCCGGCAACCAATACTCCATCGACATCCCTTAATAGCTCATCGACATTTTCAGACTCTATTTTTTCGCTATCTATCCATTTTAAATTTACTCTAGTGTCTAAATTTGCACCCGCATGGATAATGCTCTCGGTAAGACTCTTATAACTCTCTTTAAGATCTACATATTTGCCCACAAAGGCTATAGTAGTCTCTTTGGTAGGTGCTATTATTCGCTTTACCAAACTATCCCATGTCTCCATATTGACTCTTAGGTCTCCAAGCTCTAAAAGTTCGGCAATCGGAGTTAAAATATCTTGCTTTAAAAACGCTAATGGTACCTGATATATACTAAGCGCATCAAGACTTTCTATGACACAATTTCTCTCGACCCCGCAGCTTGAAGCAATTTTGTCTTTAAGATCACGATTTAAAGGCTGCTCGCTTCTGCAAATTATCATATCAGGACTTATTCCTATACGCCTTAGCTCTCCTACGCTATGCTGAGTAGGTTTGGTTTTAAGCTCTCCCGC
This Campylobacter sp. RM16192 DNA region includes the following protein-coding sequences:
- the fliK gene encoding flagellar hook-length control protein FliK, with the translated sequence MQAAGNNILSFDASIKGGIKQQTNASQNSEDNGEFLSMVLEAAANKGENLSEKDLKDIANSVNMSVQKKTQTKQNKEIINAKEILGEDTASELFENATFMQLLQILEMLNGGEKISKFPNFSTQLAKVLSVESNINELKNAKNIKELIHIAKKLNLGLEKITVTKEQVNELNAKFPNLAKNSFFTPIIPQKQLFNAELKAKVEDTIELTKNIDEPIKLNKLLQDISKDINKSVQPQNQTSNENLAKNVASNETIKEAVSQNVQKELVKTDFIKNENLKVDEKNLNSSKINLQTLLYPEKEQSDTSGEQGSSNSESELNSMVREIMQNARSQSKNLQLVRQTFDNFNTTLKEQVEAYKSPFMRFNITLNPLNLGEVEITMVNRGNNLHINFNSTTQTMNLFLQNQAEFKASLVNMGFTELEMNFSDQNHKKEQGNRAYKGSNFDSNEDMEISEQPLLEIVLPRYI
- a CDS encoding flagellar basal body rod modification protein; amino-acid sequence: MAINTNNKIPTNEFTVDKLKAKKEAEALAKADGTNPGAQLDKDAFMKLLLTELQYQDPTSPMDSEKMLTQTSQLATLETQENTNQMMKKLAEQLKASTSMYAVSALGKMATLGESSIIKEDGMSTITSMAFLEADGKTGTIKIKNTDGQIIRKIEFGNAKAGIMEFEWDGKDQSGNEVKAGVYGVEISYQDKNGKEHNSSIGKYPVEGIKFVNGEAQIKVGGLYVAMDKIREFTEPTKKEG
- a CDS encoding flagellar hook protein FlgE, which translates into the protein MIRGFYNGVSGVKTHSFGMDVWATNISNINNVGFTASIPEFKSIFYQSVANAGNNPTTDQVGLGSTGATTALSFYKQGSMMPTDNKLDMAIQGEGFFGVLDSNGETYYTRAGSFGVDKEGYLVDNEGRYVMGTQNTLSKATPSKNALQIFGKTNSVTPYLDAYTLSELGDLDLGDVSSQGRIKLPDFLYLPAKATTSVSYKGNLNSESIKEQVEVAIDEKSYTSNLDEANKRINLSGQITPNETIFEPKEGNMVRVNLTDANGVKTTLISAIDKDGNWKIDELLPSTFDLTKPLNISATLTTIQEKANKEKFVTELYAENGDKNILTIDFTKRLPVTGNSTIWDAVATVTAPDKSVISSSKGKLTFGDKGTLIENTLGEIQNGQTPLKIDFGSQTPAGYLGFTSTPNPKTISVTKDGTMEGIIKEYYTNSSGNILANFNNGKAFSVAKLALYHFQNDQGLTKLGDNVYAKSANSGDAIFYKDAEGKTTYGSKIASNMLEMSNVNLGQALTEIIAIQKAYDANAKSITTSDELIKTAINLKR
- a CDS encoding ribonucleotide-diphosphate reductase subunit beta, with product MNRKRIYNPNSNETLTDRRVFNGNPHGILNFTKAKYQWALKLWDLMEANTWFPKEVDTTDDVRDYAHNLTQAEKRMYDLVWSQLISMDSFQTNNLADNINPYITAPEINACLARQAYEEANHSKSYAVMVEAICDNTDLIYEMEKYDDVLREKNDYISSVYEELAGEVTDEKLLLAMVANQILEGIYFYSGFTAIYALARAGKMLGSAQMIRFIQRDEITHLLLFQNMINSVRKERPDLFTAEIETKIYEMFKKAGELEIKWGKYITQNQIMGFTDDIIEEYIHYLIDQRLVAIGLNRIYNAKHPIKWVDDFAQFNDQKANFFESKVTNYSKGSLSFDDF
- a CDS encoding carbon-nitrogen hydrolase family protein: MTISNEGLNLLPVSLQTKNIKERIEELLNFIKDAPDNSVISSSELCISGYDVKELDKNFNENLIKDLQKALGKNKFLTFTYLANEDKISGDLNQKLYNQFTFLSQDEIIYTQPKCKLFKPNLEDKKFDKGNERTIESFNFQGIKFGALICFELRFSELWAKLKGCEIIFVPAMWGKERKDAYISLCKALAIANNCFVVASSSLDLKFAGVFMPNGKLKSKAKFDRNLIVKIKENLGIL
- a CDS encoding protein-L-isoaspartate(D-aspartate) O-methyltransferase; translation: MTPLEKSKCTNMADEIADNVNLSPKLYKAICETPREIFAPVRTHAYRLDAQPISGNQWISSPLTVAKMTLALEVENADNVLEVGCGSGYQAAILAHLAHRVFSVERIEKLALEAKARFEKIKIRNIHVRYDDGNNGWKSYAPYDRIMLSAATDEVPQNLFNQLKNGGILVAPVKKNGKQYIVKFQKDTNGNIKESVFDECLFVPLLSGRE
- a CDS encoding LLM class flavin-dependent oxidoreductase; the protein is MGLDEAWFAEHHFNDFSLCPSPSLLLANAIAQTTKIRLGMAGFLAPFYDTIRLSEEVATLDILSEGRINLGLAKGAFAPDSKHFKTITENLRPKLIECAEAVNLLLNSKGPASFNGDFINFSEVDIEPKPLQNKIPTYIATFASKETIYFAANRGWGLMLSQGIDLDECQSVVNRYKEIAGFDPEVVLLRTFYTADTDEEANKRAIPAIDHFVKSMRAASSFNKSPNFDRSKYEDVIKERDYFFDGEKFFKNGIIGDPQTCIKKSLEIKK
- the recJ gene encoding single-stranded-DNA-specific exonuclease RecJ, whose amino-acid sequence is MLSKSDIRELLNQRFSKDLHKRLSEIPMPCMLKDIYKGANRIKEAIENREKIVIVGDYDVDGVVSSVIMAEFFDDLGVSDYFVRIPNRFSDGYGLNGQIVEELKDVNLIITVDNGISANEAAEICKKRGIDLIITDHHMPPEVLPEAYAIINPKQKDCTFPNIEICGAQVAWYMVGALKDVLKIEYDMAKFLDLLAIAIIADMMELRDMNRMLVRLGVNKLNSSDRAAFTAIKQFYGKEKFECDDISFLIAPLINASGRMDDAINSFNFLHTKNIDKANDYLDMIVEFNNSRKEEERTLYESSLKDVSHEDRIIVTWGKDWHEGVIGIVASRLAKHFKRPAIVFSIDENRAKGSARSVGKLDILSLIAQHENLLDGYGGHKGAAGIVIDPNNLEAFKMAINQTCFLMDIHEFINSDELLGEIDANEIDFELLEILEYFEPYGQKNPRPLFRLNGVLVKNHKLIGREQNHLKLILQKDNKCLEALFFNFTRHPHIGDNIDIVVSISKNSFRGLVTPQLLVKEIV
- a CDS encoding CTP synthase is translated as MDEVNKKAQDSQTKYIFITGGVLSSLGKGIAAASIATLLKNTGLKVSMLKADPYINVDPGTMSPLEHGEVFVTDDGAETDLDLGHYERFLDKSLSQDNSFTTGRVYSSVIEKERRGDYKGKTIQVIPHIVGEIVERIKKAGRGQDILIVEIGGTVGDIEGLPFLEAIRALRIEAGRKNAMNIHLTLVPFIKVAGELKTKPTQHSVGELRRIGISPDMIICRSEQPLNRDLKDKIASSCGVERNCVIESLDALSIYQVPLAFLKQDILTPIAELLELGDLRVNMETWDSLVKRIIAPTKETTIAFVGKYVDLKESYKSLTESIIHAGANLDTRVNLKWIDSEKIESENVDELLRDVDGVLVAGGFGERGISGKIEAIKFAREHKIPYLGICLGMQLAMIEFAKNVLHLEDANSVEFNQECTNPIIYLIDSFIDANGEKQIRTYQTPIGGTMRLGAYTCDIKPNSLLSKIYSGSKQVKERHRHRYEANPKYRAEFEGAGMIVSGESEGLIEAIELNSHPWFLGVQFHPEFTSRLVKPNPVILSFIDASIKNHVE